From the Cloeon dipterum chromosome 4, ieCloDipt1.1, whole genome shotgun sequence genome, the window AATCAGGCTATATAAATGGGCCGGCTCTTCTTCATCTGTATATTTTGAGCCAGCAGAGCACCACCGAAAGTGTAAATCCAAGCATGAAGCTGTTCATTACCGCTGCCCTCTTGGCGCTCGTCACCACCTGCGCTTTTGCTGAGGAGTTTGTCGATTATGAGGGCGAAGTGGAAGTCGCAGATTTTGGTAAGATGCAGCTTtacatttgtttgaaaatgatttaaatttaaaagaaatatggGTTTGCTAAGAaacctaaaaaaaatcaaattaaagacCATAATTCTGAggccttttttattgaaacgaaAACCCTTAAATTTTCTAGGTCCTAAAAGAACCCaaagggaaataattttcttttaaaggtGTAAACTGCTTTGATCGAGCggttttttctcaaatttagcAACCAATTTGGTTTAGCTTGTGTAAACCCAGAAATTTTGCAGTTTGTTAAagtaattcattaattttttcctttagttTTGGAGAAGgacataaaatgaaaaatcacgttacaaaaagacaaaagacgcaatattttaaaaatagcatgcaataattttatctttcaaattaagagcaaaatttaaaatatataaatagcTCTAAATAGTAAGGCCATTGATTAATCATGCAGAAGTTATATCACTCAAAAACCTTGATGAAAATGCAGCTCTAGTCCTTTTGATTGGGTTGATACTCTGATCAGgaatcacaataaaatacCCCAATTGTTGCAGACGGTGCTAGAGTAGCTCGGTCGCCACAGCAGTTCGGTGGCTTGGGCGGCGGCCGCCAGATCAGCTCAAGCTCGTCGAAAGTAAACGCTGGCTCTCAGAAACTCAACAGCGGCGGATTCGCCAATAACGCCGGCGGTTTCGGTGGCGGTCTCGGTTTCGGTTTCAGTGGCCCTGCTGCCAACGCCAATGCCGGCGCCAGCAGCTTTGGATTCGGACGTTAATTTCGTATTGCCATTGTCATTGCCATCATTTCCTTTCATTGCATTCACAACTAACCACCCTGTCAATAAGTGATATTTGTATGTAAAAACCGCATCAGTTACaacatgaaataaatatgtttaatttggcacgtaaataaaatttctctttttcatattgcaattcagtaatttttatgattttctattccaagattattaaaaacacaatgaTAATAAATGAAACTTCGATTCAGCTGAATGGTACTCGCCATGAGAgaataaacataatatatttaggGACACAGCAAGAACAATAATCCACTTATTGCATGGataaaacacttaaaaataacttatgaTTGAGAGTATTTATCTTATAGGAATATAATGACTTGCTCTTATATAAGGATTTTATTAGATAATGCTGCGTGTTGAAAGACTGTGACTTCAGATAAACGACGACATCTGATAATGTGGCTGCATGTGTGTGTGGTTAGGAATGGAAGGAGATGGTGATGAGACTCGGCACGTTGTGATGCCGTGTGCTGTGTCGGACAGGACAGCGACGAACGCCAGACCAGGTACTTGCTCTCCCTACGAGAAGAcgacaataaataaaagatagTTGTTTTCCCTCGCAAATTtgcacagaaaataaataaatatatagatattaaaaaatcatgttcATTTATTACTCGATATTTTCTACTTTTACTTTCTGTTGAccagaaaatttctttaaagtggagaaaatttttattttatcgtatagattcaaattgatttttttttgctgatcaccagagcaactatgctcccaacattcagaacacaacataaaaaataacattttttttataacagagggaaatataaaatcagtCAAGtatgcagcaaaaaatatttggctaaCTTTTTGTGTGGATGCACTAGAGTTCTCGTTTAGGCTGTAGAGATATTGCAGACAGTTATGAGACAATCTGGATATAGCTTGTCTGTCATAAAATAGGCTGCACTGCAAGCCCACTCTAGCAGacgataatattttgtttgcctCTTGCAAAAAACCTGCGCTCCTACATTGATAAAATAGTCCACACTACACGCGTAAGTACGCACTTTGTTGAACACTTTTAGCATTATTTGTTCCGGGTTAAGAACCGGCGTGGCAAATGACTCGGCGCCGCTGGCCAGTAATACCGACCCtagaatcaattaaaattttatcaatatttacaACAATGCAGTTTCATTGTttcatgtttgtttattctaaCTTAAAACACATAATTACATTATGTGTTTGTCaaaattatcacaaaaaaatgacttgtgaaaagagataaaaaaagagaaagtgCACCACTTCTGTTGCGAATATTGCTGAATattctacaaaatattttgctactAGGGGAGCTGTAAACACATTACGTTTAATGCGggatgatatttttgtattcgtttcttaaaaaaatgagttttcgcAAGAGGTGGTGTCTTTTTTAACCAGGGCAAACAGTTTAATGTcatagaaaaggaaaaattgctctgCAAATAGCGGCAATATTTGCTGTCCTAAGTCACCCAACAGGAAAAATCCTTCGTAAATAAGCTGAAATCtttaaagaccatctttgacgaagtttctgagcccaccaatcgattcttgagggtcaaattaggtaaagtggatatttgtTCCGCCCCAAAAAatccagcgtgacgtgcgtagcGCACAAGTAGAACGTTTTTTACGGCCATAGTATGCACCTTATATATGCgtaaactgcgcatgcgtcagagctggcacacGCCTCTCCTCAGCcacaccagctctgacgcttgcgcagtTCCCGCATATAGGTTCATATCGTTTCGGCGGTAAAAAGTTCTATTTGAAacacgcacgtcgcgctggactttctTTCTAGGTTGCGCTGTCGTAATCCGCCCCCCGTTGCGCTGAGAGTGCTAATCACTCCCTCAACACGCATCAAACGGGGGCTTTCCTCGGAGAGGTGGGGTGTGCTTTTCCACCGGAAAGATAACCTGGCCGCGCGCAAGTATAAAGACTCACCTGGCCGCTCAACCTGAAGCCATTGCAACAAATCACGGCAGCGACATGAAGGTGTTCCTCGCAGTCCTCTCCCTCGCCCTTGTGGCCTGTGCCCAGGAGTTCGACCAGCTTCCTGGTGAGCGTtcgttctattttttttttgctctttttatccctgtccgttaaccgggaagggcgcgcactgcactagcacgaatgctgaaacccgggtcctaataacaccgcgaacggataacatgggcgcaccaggccgccagcagggacccagcccactcaagggccacatGCCTCCGCACCGTGgacattttttgaaacgctacacattcgtcccgtgaagccgaatcacgcatgctggaaaggtgcaaaccagcaagtagcgagtcgcctcccagcccgttgagcaatttgagcatttcgagtcactaaactaaccactttttgccatctctgacattgggtaaccagtattagatctccgaacagctcaaatacctcccatcgctttttgacactcctgagagtgaattaacaatgcgagccaacgagcTGGTTacattcttttttaaaaatctgctcaATTGTTATGTAACTATAGGACTAACCATATAATAGAATGAAAATAGTTCTCGTTATTACCActatgatttcaaaatatatccagttgaaaaatttaaacattggGCATTACCACCATAgtcttgtttcattttttttaatatgagcCTATAAAATCTCAGATTTACCGGCCTTTTGTTTCTGAGGCCTCCTAATTATCccagtataaaatattttattatattatttgctaaaattgcAGGCGGCGGAAGGCGTGTTGgtttcggcggcggcggcttcggCGGTTCGTCCTCAAACGCGAACGCCGCCTCGCAGAACTTCAACTCCGGCGGTGGCTTCGGAGGCTTCGGTGGCTCCGCCTCCAGCGCCAACGCTGCCTCCCAGCCCTTCAACGCCGGCGGTGGCCGCGGCGGTGCGTCCGGCTCTGCTGCCTCTGCTAGCGCCTCCAACCAGAACTTCAACGCCGGCGGTCTCGGCGGCGGCTTCGGCGCCAGCTGATCTAAGCGAATTCTGTTCGCCGAGAAGTGACTCATATTATATGATTATTCCCTTTTCCAGTACaagtataaattattataaaattatatttaatcatttttaatataaaaatttaaccgtttgttacaagtttaaaaattgtttcaatgtTTCTTCCACCTCCAGATTCTTGTCTCGACTTCCCTTGACCAGTTGAAGagtttaggggtgcttaagATTACCCTCCACCACTAATAAGTGCTACACTTTAACCCCctggaaaaaagtaaattgcTTTATAGCcttggatttttgttttaattttgaacttaatttaaaaaaatatattttttgatcatttttaaaataagggaCGGGGTGGTAATTTAGAAGGGTTTTGGATGATTTAAACCATGTTTATGCCCAGAAGAagcatgttatttttttatcgaaattgTAGCaaatggggatgaaaggggatgagggtaaTAACCCCCTAAACATTTTGGCAGGTTATTTGAGGCCAAGACGAGTCTAAGGGCGGGTAGTATTTGATtttctgatggttaaaacctgagatttttaaagaacctggaaaatcgaaaatgtcatatttttattttaaaatttggaagaggattttctcaaaaccaaaaataacgCCACTCAGAAATGTTTAGCCTGGTTGTTTGTAAACCCTGATCGCGGGACGTAGAACGAGACCTTTTAGAggaactgattgtgagttacTTGAGTGTCGCGCGGCCGGTCCGGTACCGGTCTGGCGGTCCACTTGGGCCGCGGCCTACCGTGGAATTGCTCCGGTGCGCCCGATGGGCTATCCGGCCCTATTCTGGTATAAAGGACGACATCTGATAATGTGACTGCATGTGTGTGTGGTTAGGAATGGAAGAGGAGATGGTGATGAGACTCGGCACGTGGTGATGACGTGTGTTGTGTCCGACTTCATCGGACAGTACAGAGACGAACGCCCGAGCAGGTACCAGCTCGCTCTCCTTAAGAGaagacgaaaataaaaaatatatttgttttccatCGCAAATTTGCAcagaaaggaaataaatatatagagatattaaaaaatcattcacttttattattcaatattttctacttttaCTATAGCTGTTGAccagaaaattttttgttaattcgagaacgtttttattttaccatttaaGCTGTAGAGATTTTGCAGGCAGATATGAAACAATCTGGATAAAGCTGGTCTGTCCTAAAATGGACTGCACTGCACGCCCACTCGAGCAGACGATAATATAGATTTGTTTGCCTCTCGCAAAAGGAAACCTGCTCTGCTTTGATAAAATAGTCCACTCCACACGCGTGAGTCGAAAGTATCGCAAGTTTGTTGAACTCtttagcattatttgtttCGGGTGAAGAACCAGCGTGGCAAATGATTCGACGCGCCGCCGGCAAGCAATACCGAGCTGTAAACAAATTACTTTAATGCAGGATGCTATTTATGTATTcgtttcgttaaaaaaattagttttcgcgaGGCGGTGTCTTATTTAACCAGGGCAAACAGTCGTTTAAAGTCAATGTCatcgaaaaggaaaaattgcttcgCAAATAGCGGCAATATTTGCTGTCCAAAGTCACCCAACAGGAAAAATCCTTCGTAAATAAGCTCAAAACCTTAAttatggtttaaatttaattgagagGGAGCCCCgttgataaataattgtaaacaCAGCCTTTTATAGGCTTGATTTCGATGCGTCGCATTTAATTAGTAATTCAGCTTCCTAAAAGtataaattatgcaattacGTCTTTACCACCACTTGAGTTTTGACGTGAGAAAAGCGAAGATCCTGTACAAGCCTTGCCAAAAGAAGTGAGAAATACACATCAGGGAGTTTTATGTTGGtagatttccaatttttagagagttTAACATactttttgatgaaaaacaaaattaatttttttgcgcaTAAACTAACACAAGTTATTTGCAACAAAGGAGAATACTTATTTCAAAATACCCTTACACATTCAACAGTGATTATTCTGCACATTTTCTGCTTCTCTCTGGTCTTATTTCAACCCGTTTTTTGCCAAGCTcatgtgaattatttttttagcaagtCCTCTGATCTCACGTTCGCAAATAACTAGAAGGACGAGTCTTTGGGAGATGCGCGCGTCTCACTCAGGTCTCATCCAGGCCGACAGGCGATGTACCCACTCTGCAGGCGTGGCAGCTATATAAAAGCAAGAAGGCAAGGGGCTCGGATTCGCAACTCATCCACCATGGGCTTCGTCTCGGCAGCTGCTCTCGTTTTGGTCGTCGCGGTCGCGGCCAACGCGCAATACGCGGTGCCTGACCCCTACACTGGCCTGGTGTTCGTCTACCCTGGCCTAGGTAAGTTGTATGCTTCGTCATTAAAGCCACAATAACCAAAAATAtggatatttaaaatgttttccattcaaaaaaatgttttttatatgATCAGCAtgctttgtaaattaattttatttaaattatccagATGATTTCTCAAACAAtagattaaacaaaaattaagaacttaatttgtgctttatttttagcagatttaaattaataaaacctattttttgttttttttagtgCCTGGCTACAATGCCCCCCTGATCCGACTTGAAAGGTCGCCTCAGAGATACCAGGGTGGCAACAGGCCGAACAACAGACCAGGCGGTAACAGGCCCGGAAACTTCCAAGGGGGTGGTGCCAACGGATTCAACCAGGGTGGTTTCAACCAGGGTGGATTCCCTGGGGGCGCTAACGGCTTCAACCAGGGTGGCTTCAACCCCGGCGCTGGATTCCCTGCTGCGGGTGGTGCCAGCGGCAGCTCCAGCTTCGCCTCCTCGTCTAGCCAGAGCTTCAACCAGGGTGGTCCGGGCGGCACCTCCGCCTCCGCCAGCAACTCAAACGCGGGCACCAGCTCGTTCGGCTCAGGTGCTGGTCTAATCGCCGGTGCAGGCAACGCCGGAGCCTCTGGCAGCGCCGGGGGCCTCGGTGGCATCGGGGGATCCAACAGCGCCGCCAACGCCGGAACCCAGACTGTGGCTgtcggaaaataaattgaggtGTGCTTGCGCGAAacgaaatgagaaataaattatattttattacatgtgctgaatttttaattgatccccattcgaaaaaataggaaattattAAAGTGAATGGATCTAACCACCAATTAGaccagaaatatatttatttctcgcTATATGCAGCGTGGGTTTCCCTCGCTAATTTTTGCCGTTTGTTGTTGATCAGTCATGTAAACATCGCGGAAGAGCCGCGCGTTTCCCCAGCATTGTCAGCTCATTTCAAGGCCCGTGCGAATCTCGCATCGTTTGCTCGCCTGTTATTACGGCTGAGTTAATTGTCATAATGAAGATTCGATCGCGAGTCGCGCGGAGAGAGACGCTCGCGGCGCTCCTGCGGTCAATCACCGTGACGTCACGCCTCGCCTTGACCTTAGCAAAGGTGCCAGCGTCGACGGGAGGCTTCGCAACGTGAACAAgcttgatttttcttatttttcccATTCGCTTTCTTCATATCGATACCGTATTGAACAATTACGTGATAACTGCATAGTAAAGAAACGCACGAGTGAAAATAATGTGCATGCACTTGGGGATTCCCTGTTGCCAGGTGGATTCGGTCTGCAGTCAGAggcataatttataatttcatattaaagaTCCATCCAGTTGGCCTTGAAAGATGGGATTTCTGTATCTCTATATACGCCTGGTGGAAAACCATTCTAGATGGTATCCATGCCGCTTATTTTTTGCTGGCGGGTTTAAGTCCTcgcaaaacatttaatttattaatgtacAAGTGACGAGCTGGAGATgcttgtaaatattaattttcacatcCTGGATGGGACATTTAAAAGCACtggtttgtttttttaacttttatttttaacatacaTAATGATGGTGAGTCAAGTGTTGAAAAACAAGGTAAGAAAAAATGCACGGCATAGGAACTCGAAGAAGAGTTGTAtataagttaaataaatgaacaacACGAAATTGACTTGTTATTTGGGGAAGGCGATCGAGTCTGCCTCGGTGGTGCCCCCGCTGGTAGAGGACAAAACGGTTCCAAACTTCTGGTTCCGATTGCCAATCAGGTCGTAGTCACCATAGTCAGTGAAGCCCGCGGGTCTCCTGTTATGTCCTCCGTTGAATCCACCGTGAGGGCCGCCGCGATGACCGCCTCCGTACGG encodes:
- the LOC135943252 gene encoding uncharacterized protein LOC135943252; protein product: MKVFLAVLSLALVACAQEFDQLPGGGRRVGFGGGGFGGSSSNANAASQNFNSGGGFGGFGGSASSANAASQPFNAGGGRGGASGSAASASASNQNFNAGGLGGGFGAS
- the LOC135943681 gene encoding WAG22 antigen-like, with the translated sequence MGFVSAAALVLVVAVAANAQYAVPDPYTGLVFVYPGLVPGYNAPLIRLERSPQRYQGGNRPNNRPGGNRPGNFQGGGANGFNQGGFNQGGFPGGANGFNQGGFNPGAGFPAAGGASGSSSFASSSSQSFNQGGPGGTSASASNSNAGTSSFGSGAGLIAGAGNAGASGSAGGLGGIGGSNSAANAGTQTVAVGK